One window from the genome of Pedobacter schmidteae encodes:
- a CDS encoding BLUF domain-containing protein yields the protein MIFYLLYWGVESHKMDDAELEGLLLQARERNLKLNITGSLFYCEGTFIQLLEGEEENVKEVFRSIGKDNRLMASKLISQGYANQRYFGDWSMHYQQVDAESIARFEGYPVAEVSSYLKNAPSIKLLKLLTRKKTNEN from the coding sequence ATGATTTTTTATCTGCTATACTGGGGAGTGGAAAGCCATAAGATGGACGATGCCGAGCTTGAGGGGCTGTTGTTACAGGCAAGGGAAAGGAACCTTAAACTTAATATTACGGGTTCGCTTTTCTACTGCGAGGGCACATTCATACAGCTTTTGGAAGGAGAAGAAGAGAACGTAAAAGAAGTATTCCGGTCGATAGGTAAAGATAATCGGCTGATGGCCTCTAAACTGATCTCGCAGGGCTACGCCAATCAGCGGTATTTCGGAGATTGGAGCATGCATTACCAGCAGGTTGACGCAGAAAGTATCGCCCGGTTCGAAGGCTATCCGGTGGCAGAGGTAAGCTCGTACCTGAAAAATGCCCCGTCCATCAAATTGTTGAAACTACTGACAAGGAAGAAAACGAATGAGAATTAG
- a CDS encoding GNAT family N-acetyltransferase, with amino-acid sequence MNNDQMQEMMGIYKIRLLQEIEAALYRSIRLEAIQKEPAMFRCSSPAEADLTDEQWEERIKHPRAVFGLFEHDRLIGMTSIILTNDQEGYLGQSYIKKEYRGLGLSTLLYKIRMTWASKLQLKRLTVSHRESNVISKAANQRSGFKYSYRESVNWLDGTTEDVLYYTLEL; translated from the coding sequence ATGAATAATGATCAGATGCAAGAAATGATGGGTATATATAAAATCCGTCTGCTTCAGGAGATTGAAGCTGCTCTTTATAGGTCAATACGTTTGGAAGCGATACAAAAGGAACCGGCCATGTTCAGATGCAGCAGTCCTGCAGAAGCTGATCTTACAGATGAGCAGTGGGAAGAACGAATAAAACATCCCAGGGCTGTTTTTGGTCTTTTTGAACATGATAGGCTAATTGGCATGACCAGTATTATTTTGACAAATGATCAGGAAGGTTATCTTGGCCAATCCTACATCAAAAAAGAATACAGGGGGTTGGGTTTGTCTACTCTTCTTTATAAAATACGAATGACCTGGGCGTCAAAGTTGCAGCTGAAACGATTGACTGTAAGTCATCGTGAAAGTAATGTCATTTCCAAGGCTGCCAATCAACGTTCAGGATTTAAATACAGTTATCGTGAATCAGTTAATTGGCTGGATGGTACTACCGAAGATGTGCTATATTATACCTTAGAACTGTAA